The Syntrophaceae bacterium genomic interval AAGGAGCCCGTTCCCTGAGAGCGGGCGATCTCCTGAGAGGCGGTGACGAGGTGGTAACAGGCCGTCGTTCGAGATTGGAACTTACCTTGCCGGACCGATCCGTCGTACGCTTTGCCGACAATACGCGGTTCAAGATTCTGCAGATCAGCACGGAGGAAGCGAGCAAGCGTCGTGACGTCCGGATCCACATGTCCCTCGGGCGAGGCTGGGCCAAGGTCAGCAAAACCTTTACCGGACGAAGCCGTTTCGATCTTTCCTGCGAGAATGCAGTGGCGGGTGTTCGGGGAACCGTATGGCGCATGAACGTGGATGCCGACCAGTCGGCAATGGTCCGGGTTTACGACGGCGAAGTCAATGTGGCGGGCGGCCAGAAAACCATGGACGAAGTCAAATCGCAGGCAGGGCCTTCCATGCGGCTGACGGCTCCCAAGCCGATTGCCGGTCCCCGGAAAGTGACCATGGAAGAGTGGACCTACATCGTTCGTTCCCTGCAGGAAATCCGCATCGACAAAAACGGTACGGCGTCGAAACCGTTTTCGTTCTCGCCGGAAGCAGACCGGGATGAATGGGTGGATTGGA includes:
- a CDS encoding FecR domain-containing protein, translating into MKKYLWIAGLLAVCVGLALSDPVRAARATFLKIGPGQAVVSVLEGSATATSPGKKGARSLRAGDLLRGGDEVVTGRRSRLELTLPDRSVVRFADNTRFKILQISTEEASKRRDVRIHMSLGRGWAKVSKTFTGRSRFDLSCENAVAGVRGTVWRMNVDADQSAMVRVYDGEVNVAGGQKTMDEVKSQAGPSMRLTAPKPIAGPRKVTMEEWTYIVRSLQEIRIDKNGTASKPFSFSPEADRDEWVDWNKERDQES